A stretch of Microtus pennsylvanicus isolate mMicPen1 chromosome 5, mMicPen1.hap1, whole genome shotgun sequence DNA encodes these proteins:
- the LOC142849483 gene encoding olfactory receptor 52M1-like produces the protein MLISNNACSVPSSFWLTGIPGLEHLHIWLSIPFGSMYLVAVVGNITILAVVKTERSLHQPMYFFLCMLAVIDLVLSTSTMPKLLAIFWFGACSIGLDACLVQMFFVHCFATVESGIFLAMAFDRYVAICDPLHHTSVLTHAVVGRLGLAALLRGVFYIGPLPFLIRLRLPLYRTQTIAHSYCEHMAVVTLACGDTRVNNLYGMGIGFLVLILDSLAITASYVMIFRAVLGLSTSDARFKTLGTCGSHICAILVFYVPIAVSSLTHRFGHHVPSHIHILLANFYLLIPPILNPVVYAVRTKQIRERLLHIIKSGTQPRNI, from the coding sequence ATGCTCATTTCTAACAATGCCTGCTCAGTACCCAGCTCCTTCTGGCTCACCGGCATCCCAGGGTTGGAACACCTGCACATCTGGCTCTCCATCCCCTTTGGTTCCATGTATCTGGTGGCTGTGGTGGGGAACATCACCATCTTGGCAGTGGTTAAGACAGAGCGCAGCCTGCACCAGCCCATGTACTTCTTTCTGTGCATGCTGGCTGTCATTGACCTGGTCCTGTCAACTTCTACAATGCCCAAACTATTAGCCATCTTCTGGTTTGGTGCCTGCAGCATTGGTCTAGACGCCTGCTTGGTTCAGATGTTCTTTGTCCACTGCTTTGCTACTGTTGAGTCAGGCATCTTTCTTGCCATGGCTTTTGACCGCTACGTGGCCATCTGTGACCCACTACACCATACATCAGTGCTTACCCATGCCGTGGTGGGACGTTTGGGGCTGGCTGCACTCCTCCGAGGAGTATTCTACATTGGACCTCTTCCATTCCTAATTCGCCTGAGGCTGCCCCTTTATCGAACCCAAACCATTGCCCACTCATACTGTGAGCACATGGCTGTGGTCACTTTGGCATGTGGTGACACGAGAGTCAACAATTTATATGGAATGGGAATTGGATTCCTGGTGTTAATCCTAGACTCGCTAGCTATAACTGCATCTTATGTAATGATTTTCAGAGCTGTGTTGGGATTGTCCACCTCTGATGCCAGGTTTAAAACTTTAGGGACATGTGGATCTCACATCTGTGCCATCCTCGTCTTCTATGTCCCTATTGCTGTCTCGTCTCTCACCCATCGCTTTGGCCATCATGTGCCTTCCCATATCCATATTCTCTTGGCCAACTTTTATCTCCTCATCCCACCCATCCTCAACCCAGTTGTCTATGCTGTGCGCACCAAGCAGATCCGAGAGAGACTTTTGCACATTATTAAGTCAGGAACTCAACCCAGGAACATATAA